One genomic region from Streptomyces sp. NBC_01304 encodes:
- a CDS encoding glycine--tRNA ligase: MAADKIDTIVSLSKRRGFVFPCSEIYGGQKAAWDYGPLGVELKENLKRQWWRYMVTSREDVVGIDSSVILASEVWEASGHLATFSDPLTECTACHKRHRADHLIEAYEAKHGREPANGLADVNCPNCGNKGQFTEPKQFSGMLKTHLGPTEDTGSAAYLRPETAQGIFTNFAQVQTTSRRKPPFGIAQMGKSFRNEITPGNFIFRTREFEQMEMEFFVKPGEDEKWQEYWMEQRWNWYTGLGMREENMRWFEHPAEKLSHYSKRTADIEYRFQFGGSEWGELEGVANRTDFDLSAHSKASGQDLSYFDQEAQERWTPYVIEPAAGVGRSMLAFMLDAYNEDEAPNAKGKMEKRTVMRFDHRLAPVKVAVLPLSRNPELSPKAKGLATALRQNWNIDFDDAGAIGRRYRRQDEIGTPFCVTVDFDTLDDNAVTVRERDTMQQERVSLDQIEGYLATRLVGC; this comes from the coding sequence GTGGCCGCCGACAAGATCGACACCATCGTCAGCCTGAGCAAGCGCCGTGGCTTCGTTTTCCCCTGTAGTGAGATCTACGGCGGTCAGAAGGCTGCCTGGGACTACGGACCGCTGGGCGTCGAGCTCAAGGAGAACCTCAAGCGTCAGTGGTGGCGCTACATGGTCACCTCGCGCGAGGACGTCGTCGGCATCGACTCGTCGGTGATCCTGGCCAGCGAGGTCTGGGAGGCCTCCGGCCACCTCGCCACCTTCTCCGACCCGCTGACCGAGTGCACCGCCTGCCACAAGCGGCACCGCGCGGACCACTTGATCGAGGCGTACGAGGCCAAGCACGGCCGCGAGCCGGCCAACGGCCTCGCGGACGTCAACTGCCCGAACTGCGGCAACAAGGGCCAGTTCACCGAGCCCAAGCAGTTCTCCGGCATGCTCAAGACCCACCTCGGCCCCACCGAGGACACCGGCTCGGCGGCCTACCTGCGCCCCGAGACCGCGCAGGGCATCTTCACCAACTTCGCCCAGGTGCAGACCACTTCGCGCCGCAAGCCGCCGTTCGGCATCGCCCAGATGGGCAAGTCGTTCCGGAACGAGATCACGCCGGGCAACTTCATCTTCCGCACCCGTGAGTTCGAGCAGATGGAGATGGAATTCTTCGTCAAGCCGGGCGAGGACGAGAAGTGGCAGGAGTACTGGATGGAGCAGCGCTGGAACTGGTACACCGGCCTCGGCATGCGCGAGGAGAACATGCGCTGGTTCGAGCACCCGGCGGAGAAGCTCTCGCACTACTCCAAGCGCACCGCTGACATCGAGTACCGCTTCCAGTTCGGCGGCTCGGAGTGGGGCGAGCTCGAAGGCGTCGCCAACCGCACCGACTTCGACCTGAGCGCCCACTCCAAGGCCTCCGGCCAGGACCTCTCGTACTTCGACCAGGAGGCCCAGGAGCGCTGGACTCCGTACGTCATCGAGCCCGCGGCCGGCGTCGGCCGATCGATGCTCGCCTTCATGCTCGACGCGTACAACGAGGACGAGGCGCCCAACGCCAAGGGCAAGATGGAGAAGCGCACGGTCATGCGCTTCGACCACCGCCTGGCCCCGGTCAAGGTCGCGGTCCTGCCGCTGTCCCGCAACCCGGAGCTCTCCCCGAAGGCCAAGGGCCTCGCGACCGCGCTCCGGCAGAACTGGAACATCGACTTCGACGACGCGGGCGCCATCGGCCGCCGCTACCGCCGCCAGGACGAGATCGGCACGCCGTTCTGCGTGACGGTGGACTTCGACACCCTGGACGACAACGCGGTGACGGTGCGCGAGCGCGACACGATGCAGCAGGAGCGCGTCTCGCTGGACCAGATCGAGGGCTACCTCGCGACGCGTCTGGTCGGTTGCTGA